From one Streptomyces sp. CA-210063 genomic stretch:
- a CDS encoding methyltransferase domain-containing protein — protein MMRTDGYLLDHQQTEKGQRSDAFATLFDRATFRHMEGFGLGSGWRCWEVGAGGTSVVSWLAKKVGPTGKVIATDTDISWAVPSVTRPPVEALVHQVGVDQPPGEGFDLVHARLALVHAPDRERALLSMINALRPGGRLLIQDADPDLQPLACLEESGPEHQLANRLRQAVRALLAERGVDPAYGRRLPRLLRAAGLRGVEADVYFPVASPNCAALESATILRVGEALVAANLATSEEIDRHLANVAVGTMDIAAPPLISAWGRKA, from the coding sequence ATGATGCGAACCGACGGATATCTCCTCGACCACCAGCAGACCGAGAAGGGGCAGCGCTCCGACGCCTTTGCCACGCTTTTCGACCGCGCGACGTTCCGGCACATGGAGGGCTTCGGCCTCGGGTCCGGCTGGCGCTGCTGGGAGGTCGGCGCGGGCGGCACCTCCGTGGTCTCCTGGCTGGCCAAGAAGGTCGGACCGACCGGCAAGGTCATCGCGACCGACACCGACATCTCATGGGCTGTCCCCTCGGTCACCCGACCTCCGGTCGAGGCCCTGGTCCACCAGGTGGGCGTCGACCAGCCGCCGGGGGAGGGCTTCGACCTCGTCCACGCCCGGCTCGCCCTTGTCCATGCCCCGGACCGCGAGCGGGCGTTGCTTTCGATGATCAACGCACTGCGCCCCGGCGGACGACTCCTGATCCAGGACGCCGACCCCGACCTCCAACCCCTGGCCTGCCTCGAGGAATCCGGCCCCGAGCACCAGCTGGCCAACCGGCTCCGCCAGGCCGTCCGCGCCCTGCTCGCCGAACGCGGAGTCGACCCGGCGTACGGCCGCCGACTCCCGCGTCTGCTGCGCGCGGCGGGCCTGCGCGGTGTCGAGGCCGACGTGTACTTCCCCGTCGCCTCCCCCAACTGCGCCGCCCTGGAGTCGGCGACCATCCTTCGGGTCGGCGAAGCGCTCGTCGCGGCGAACCTCGCCACGAGTGAGGAGATCGACCGGCATCTGGCCAACGTGGCCGTCGGCACGATGGACATCGCCGCCCCTCCGCTGATCTCGGCGTGGGGACGGAAGGCGTAG
- a CDS encoding carbohydrate kinase family protein: MGGALLVVGDVVTDVVARHRGPLAPGTDTASAIRTLPGGAGANVACWAAHRGCADVRLLGRVGTDGAVWHERELRASGVRPHLVVDPEAATGTVICLVDTGDAAERTFLTDSGASLRLDPDDWSPSLLDGVARLHLSGYLFFSEPSRALVSVALESARARGVPVSVDPASAGFLTQLGVDRFLALAEGIDVLLPSRDEAYLLTGLPDPADAAAKLSRLVPLVVAKQGADGALIARGGSVESRIPAAPAAPRDTTGAGDAFTGAFLAALLAGAEAEEAAAEGCGAGALAVEKVGGRPPTVD; this comes from the coding sequence GTGGGCGGGGCGCTGCTCGTCGTGGGTGACGTCGTCACTGATGTCGTCGCCCGGCACCGGGGGCCGCTCGCGCCGGGCACCGACACGGCCTCCGCGATCCGGACGCTGCCGGGCGGGGCGGGTGCCAACGTGGCCTGCTGGGCTGCCCATCGGGGCTGCGCGGACGTGCGGCTGCTCGGGCGGGTGGGCACGGACGGGGCCGTGTGGCACGAGCGGGAGCTGCGGGCTTCGGGGGTACGGCCCCACCTGGTCGTCGATCCGGAAGCGGCGACGGGGACGGTGATCTGCCTCGTGGACACGGGCGACGCGGCCGAACGCACGTTCCTCACGGACAGCGGTGCCTCGCTGCGGCTGGACCCGGACGACTGGTCGCCGTCCCTGCTCGACGGGGTCGCGCGACTGCATCTGTCGGGCTATCTGTTCTTCTCGGAGCCGAGTCGCGCGCTGGTCTCTGTGGCCCTTGAGTCGGCACGCGCGCGTGGAGTGCCGGTGAGTGTGGATCCCGCGTCGGCCGGGTTCCTCACGCAGTTGGGGGTGGACCGCTTCCTCGCGCTGGCCGAGGGGATCGACGTGCTGCTGCCCAGCCGCGACGAGGCGTATCTGCTGACGGGACTGCCCGATCCGGCCGACGCGGCAGCCAAGTTGAGCCGCCTCGTTCCCCTGGTCGTGGCCAAACAGGGGGCCGACGGTGCGCTGATCGCTCGCGGGGGCAGCGTCGAGTCCCGGATTCCGGCGGCACCCGCCGCGCCCCGCGACACCACCGGCGCGGGTGACGCCTTCACCGGGGCGTTCCTGGCCGCGCTGCTCGCGGGCGCGGAGGCCGAGGAGGCGGCGGCCGAGGGGTGCGGGGCGGGGGCGCTGGCGGTGGAGAAGGTGGGCGGAAGGCCGCCGACGGTCGACTGA
- a CDS encoding pseudouridine-5'-phosphate glycosidase encodes MLVVSEEVREAVDARRPVVALESTIIAHGLPRPRNLRVALELEDVVRQEGAVPATIAVLDGRPHIGLDKEQVERVANEDGIRKLGHRDLPLAVASGVSGATTVSATAQLAALAGVRVFATGGLGGVHREWTVTQDESADLGLLARTRITVVCAGVKSILDVPATLQRLETLGVAVAGYGTERFPGFYLSDSGHPVEWTLRSPGEVADVMRAQDALDGPESALIVANPVPEEEQLDPDLHARVLAEALQACEAEGITGQAVTPFLLSYLVRHTDGASLSANLAAVRGNVRLASRIAAAWAGA; translated from the coding sequence GTGCTGGTGGTGTCCGAAGAGGTGCGGGAAGCGGTCGACGCGCGTCGACCCGTGGTGGCGCTGGAATCCACGATCATCGCGCACGGGCTGCCCCGCCCGCGCAATCTGCGGGTCGCGCTGGAGCTGGAGGACGTCGTACGGCAGGAGGGCGCCGTACCGGCGACGATCGCCGTGCTCGACGGGCGGCCCCACATCGGCCTCGACAAGGAGCAGGTGGAGCGGGTCGCGAACGAGGACGGCATCCGCAAGCTCGGGCACCGGGACCTGCCGCTCGCGGTGGCCTCGGGGGTGAGCGGCGCGACCACCGTGTCGGCCACCGCCCAGCTGGCCGCCCTGGCAGGCGTACGGGTGTTCGCGACAGGCGGGCTGGGAGGCGTGCACCGGGAGTGGACGGTGACCCAGGACGAGTCCGCCGACCTGGGGCTGTTGGCACGCACCCGGATCACCGTGGTGTGCGCGGGCGTGAAGTCGATCCTGGACGTGCCGGCGACCTTGCAGCGGCTGGAGACGCTGGGGGTCGCGGTCGCCGGGTACGGCACGGAGCGCTTCCCCGGCTTCTATCTGTCCGACTCGGGCCACCCGGTGGAGTGGACGCTCCGGTCGCCGGGTGAGGTCGCGGACGTGATGCGGGCGCAGGACGCGCTCGACGGCCCGGAGTCGGCGCTGATCGTCGCCAACCCGGTGCCCGAGGAGGAGCAGCTCGATCCCGACCTGCACGCGCGCGTGCTCGCCGAGGCGCTGCAGGCGTGCGAGGCGGAAGGCATCACGGGGCAGGCGGTCACACCGTTCCTGCTGAGCTATCTGGTACGGCACACCGACGGCGCTTCCCTGAGCGCCAACCTGGCGGCGGTACGGGGCAACGTACGGCTCGCATCGCGGATCGCGGCGGCCTGGGCCGGGGCGTGA
- a CDS encoding VOC family protein: MTDNTTRLDHVVLWVREPIAAADFYEKAVGLEPVRVTEYAAGQAPFPSVRLNDETILDLMPLTVAENMKMVPGAADSAGHPVNHVCLAMPGHAFDELRARLEERAVPVSDFSYDSFGARGMARRSFYFRDPDGNVFEARHYE, translated from the coding sequence ATGACGGACAACACCACACGTCTCGACCACGTCGTCCTCTGGGTGCGGGAGCCGATCGCCGCGGCCGACTTCTACGAGAAGGCCGTCGGCCTGGAACCCGTGAGGGTCACCGAATACGCCGCGGGACAGGCACCCTTCCCCTCGGTACGCCTCAACGACGAGACCATCCTCGACCTCATGCCGCTCACCGTGGCCGAGAACATGAAGATGGTGCCCGGCGCCGCCGACAGCGCCGGGCACCCCGTCAACCACGTCTGCCTCGCCATGCCGGGCCATGCCTTCGACGAACTGCGCGCCCGTCTGGAGGAACGGGCGGTCCCCGTCTCGGACTTCTCGTACGACTCCTTCGGGGCACGCGGGATGGCCCGGCGCAGCTTCTACTTCCGGGACCCGGACGGCAACGTGTTCGAGGCTCGGCACTACGAGTAG
- a CDS encoding methylated-DNA--[protein]-cysteine S-methyltransferase, producing MNSHAQDEQQVAWAVVGTDIGPLLLAATDDGLVNVVFHATDAVRDKALDRLASRLGTTPVEASNAPQLAEAIRQVEAYFAGERHTFELPLDWSLISGFNRQVLRELASGVPYGSVVGYGDLARRVGQPGAAQAVGVAMGSNPLPVVVPCHRVVESDGGIGGFGGGLETKRRLLALEGVLPEPLF from the coding sequence ATGAACAGCCATGCGCAGGACGAGCAGCAGGTCGCGTGGGCCGTCGTCGGCACGGACATCGGCCCGCTGCTGCTGGCCGCGACGGACGACGGCCTGGTGAACGTCGTGTTCCACGCGACGGACGCGGTGCGCGACAAGGCGCTCGACCGGCTCGCCTCCCGCCTCGGCACCACACCCGTCGAAGCGTCCAACGCCCCTCAGCTGGCCGAGGCGATACGCCAGGTCGAGGCGTACTTCGCGGGCGAGCGGCACACCTTCGAGCTGCCGCTGGACTGGTCGCTGATCTCCGGGTTCAACCGCCAGGTGCTGCGCGAGCTGGCCTCCGGCGTCCCGTACGGCTCGGTCGTGGGGTACGGCGACCTGGCCCGGCGGGTGGGGCAGCCCGGCGCGGCCCAGGCGGTCGGTGTGGCGATGGGGTCGAATCCGCTGCCGGTGGTGGTGCCGTGCCATCGGGTGGTCGAGAGCGACGGCGGCATCGGCGGGTTCGGCGGCGGGCTGGAGACCAAGCGGAGGCTGCTGGCGCTGGAAGGGGTCCTTCCGGAGCCCTTGTTCTGA
- a CDS encoding glycerophosphodiester phosphodiesterase codes for MHVRAVAAATTAFMGATVLLLPTSAAHAAADAENPLVVAHRGASAYAPENTLAAVDKADEMGFAWVENDVQRTKDGRLVVLHDATLARTTDVEELYPDRAPWNVGDFTAAEIARLDAGSWFSTSYAGARVPTLEQYMRRVSRNHQKLVLEIKNPQLYPGIEQQTLKVLSNEGWLGPAHLRKLVIQSFSADTVRRVHELRPAVKTGFLGTPDIADLPEYATFADQINSSYTTISRSYVSAIHALEGPHGKPLEILTWTVNDADNARLVAGYGVDGIITNKPDVVREATLS; via the coding sequence ATGCACGTGCGCGCAGTCGCCGCCGCGACCACCGCGTTCATGGGGGCCACCGTCCTCCTGCTCCCCACTTCCGCCGCCCACGCGGCCGCCGACGCCGAGAATCCGCTGGTCGTCGCGCATCGTGGAGCTTCCGCCTACGCGCCCGAGAACACCCTGGCCGCCGTCGACAAGGCCGACGAGATGGGCTTCGCCTGGGTCGAGAACGACGTCCAGCGCACCAAGGACGGCCGGCTCGTCGTCCTGCACGACGCGACACTCGCGCGGACGACCGACGTCGAAGAGCTCTATCCGGACCGCGCGCCCTGGAATGTGGGGGACTTCACCGCCGCGGAGATCGCGCGCCTGGACGCGGGCAGCTGGTTCAGCACCAGCTACGCGGGCGCGCGCGTGCCGACGTTGGAGCAGTACATGAGGCGTGTGTCACGCAACCATCAGAAGCTCGTCCTGGAGATCAAGAACCCCCAGCTCTACCCGGGCATCGAACAGCAGACCCTGAAGGTGCTCAGCAACGAGGGCTGGCTCGGCCCGGCGCACCTGCGGAAGCTGGTGATCCAGAGCTTCAGCGCCGACACCGTACGGCGTGTCCACGAGCTGCGCCCGGCCGTGAAGACCGGCTTCCTCGGCACCCCGGACATCGCCGACCTGCCCGAGTACGCGACCTTCGCCGACCAGATCAACTCCTCGTACACGACCATCTCCAGGTCCTACGTCTCCGCGATCCACGCGCTGGAGGGTCCGCACGGGAAGCCGTTGGAGATCCTCACCTGGACCGTGAACGACGCGGACAACGCCCGCCTGGTGGCCGGCTACGGCGTGGACGGCATCATCACCAACAAGCCGGACGTGGTCAGAGAGGCCACGCTGAGCTGA
- a CDS encoding MHYT domain-containing protein, which produces MQGTVDGFSYGLVTPVVAYLMACLGGALGLRCTTRSMLVDGRWRIGWLVLGSAAIGSGIWTMHFVAMMGFKVLQTPIQYDPLTTFASLAVAVVMVGIGIFMVASKGATGAALFTGGTITGLGIASMHYLGMAGMRLNGTLGYNTFTVAASVVIAVVAAIAALWAAGQVRGFLWSVGASLVMGIAVSGMHYTGMAALRVHLHSAAAPATDGGSSSAALLAPLMIGPLVFLLLAGVVVMFDPFMIMGRFHGNPVERRPGIPAQATAHICRRQESHTGPEHHERSSRTPQNR; this is translated from the coding sequence ATGCAGGGCACGGTCGACGGCTTCAGCTACGGACTCGTCACACCGGTGGTGGCCTATCTCATGGCCTGCCTCGGTGGTGCGCTCGGCCTGCGTTGCACCACCAGATCGATGCTCGTCGACGGCCGCTGGCGGATCGGCTGGCTCGTGCTGGGATCGGCGGCGATCGGCTCCGGCATCTGGACGATGCACTTCGTCGCGATGATGGGCTTCAAGGTCCTGCAGACCCCCATCCAGTACGACCCGCTGACCACGTTCGCGAGCCTCGCCGTCGCCGTCGTCATGGTCGGCATCGGGATCTTCATGGTGGCCTCCAAGGGGGCCACCGGCGCCGCGCTCTTCACCGGCGGCACCATCACCGGCCTCGGCATCGCCTCCATGCACTACCTCGGCATGGCCGGAATGCGCCTCAACGGCACGCTCGGATACAACACCTTCACCGTGGCCGCCTCGGTCGTCATCGCCGTCGTGGCCGCGATCGCCGCCCTGTGGGCCGCCGGACAGGTCCGCGGTTTCCTGTGGAGCGTGGGCGCCAGCCTCGTCATGGGGATCGCGGTCAGCGGCATGCACTACACCGGCATGGCCGCCCTCAGAGTCCATCTGCACAGCGCCGCCGCCCCCGCCACGGACGGCGGCTCCTCGTCCGCCGCACTGCTCGCCCCGCTGATGATCGGCCCGCTGGTCTTCCTGCTCCTCGCGGGCGTCGTCGTGATGTTCGACCCGTTCATGATCATGGGCAGGTTCCACGGGAACCCGGTCGAGCGGCGGCCCGGCATCCCGGCCCAGGCCACCGCGCACATCTGCCGGCGCCAGGAGTCACATACCGGCCCGGAGCACCACGAGCGGAGTTCCCGCACCCCGCAGAACCGCTGA
- the uvrB gene encoding excinuclease ABC subunit UvrB: MRPVSQIERTVAPFEVVSPYQPSGDQPTAIAELAQRVGAGEKDVVLLGATGTGKSATTAWMIEKLQRPTLVMAPNKTLAAQLANEFRELLPNNAVEYFVSYYDYYQPEAYVPQSDTYIEKDSSVNEEVERLRHSATNSLLTRRDVVVVASVSCIYGLGTPQEYVDRMVPLRVGDEFDRDELLRRFVDIQYTRNDLAFARGTFRVRGDTIEIFPVYEELAVRIEMFGDEIEALSTLHPLTGEIISDDEQLYVFPASHYVAGPERLERAANDIEKELGERLAELEKQGKLLEAQRLRMRTTYDLEMLRQIGSCSGVENYSMHFDGREPGSPPNTLLDYFPDDFLLVIDESHVTVPQIGAMYEGDASRKRTLVDHGFRLPSALDNRPLKWEEFQERVGQTVYLSATPGQYELSRGDGHVEQIIRPTGLVDPEVVVKPTEGQIDDLVHEIRQRTEKDERVLVTTLTKKMAEDLTDYFLELGIQVRYLHSDVDTLRRVELLRELRAGEYDVLVGINLLREGLDLPEVSLVAILDADKEGFLRSGTSLIQTIGRAARNVSGQVHMYADKITPAMAKAIDETNRRREKQVAYNKAHGVDPQPLRKKINDIVAQIAREDVDTEQLLGTGYRKGKDGKGAKAPVPSLGGKAAKTAKGKAKETVPTDRPAADLAQQIEEMTERMRAAAADLQFEIAARLRDEVSEMKKELRQMKEAGLA, translated from the coding sequence ATGCGGCCCGTTTCCCAGATCGAACGCACGGTGGCGCCCTTCGAGGTCGTCAGCCCCTACCAGCCGAGCGGCGACCAGCCCACGGCCATCGCCGAGCTCGCCCAGCGCGTCGGAGCAGGTGAGAAGGACGTCGTCCTGCTCGGCGCGACCGGCACCGGCAAGTCCGCCACCACCGCGTGGATGATCGAGAAGCTCCAGCGCCCCACCCTGGTGATGGCGCCGAACAAGACGTTGGCCGCCCAACTGGCCAACGAGTTCCGCGAGCTGTTGCCGAACAACGCGGTCGAGTACTTCGTCTCGTACTACGACTACTACCAGCCGGAGGCCTACGTCCCGCAGTCGGACACCTACATCGAGAAGGACTCCTCGGTCAACGAGGAGGTCGAACGCCTGCGCCACTCCGCGACGAACTCGCTGCTCACCCGCCGCGACGTCGTCGTGGTCGCCTCGGTCTCCTGCATCTACGGCCTCGGCACGCCACAGGAGTACGTGGACCGCATGGTCCCCCTGAGGGTCGGCGACGAGTTCGACCGGGACGAACTGCTGCGCCGCTTCGTGGACATCCAGTACACGCGCAACGACCTGGCGTTCGCGCGCGGCACCTTCCGCGTCCGCGGCGACACCATCGAGATCTTCCCGGTCTACGAGGAGCTCGCCGTCCGTATCGAGATGTTCGGCGACGAGATCGAGGCCCTCTCCACCCTCCACCCGCTCACCGGCGAGATCATCAGCGACGACGAGCAGCTGTACGTCTTCCCCGCCTCCCACTACGTCGCCGGCCCCGAGCGCCTGGAGCGCGCCGCCAACGACATCGAGAAGGAGCTGGGGGAGCGCCTCGCCGAGCTGGAGAAGCAGGGCAAGCTCCTGGAGGCCCAGCGGCTGCGCATGCGCACGACGTACGACTTGGAGATGCTCCGCCAGATCGGCTCCTGCTCCGGCGTGGAGAACTACTCGATGCACTTCGACGGCCGCGAGCCCGGCTCCCCGCCGAACACGCTGCTGGACTACTTCCCGGACGACTTCCTCCTCGTCATCGACGAGTCCCACGTCACCGTGCCCCAGATCGGCGCGATGTACGAGGGCGACGCCTCCCGCAAGCGCACCCTCGTCGACCACGGCTTCCGGCTGCCGTCCGCCCTGGACAACCGCCCCCTGAAGTGGGAGGAGTTCCAGGAGCGCGTCGGGCAGACGGTCTACCTCTCGGCGACCCCCGGACAGTACGAGCTGTCCCGGGGGGACGGCCATGTCGAGCAGATCATCCGCCCCACCGGCCTGGTCGACCCCGAGGTCGTCGTCAAGCCGACCGAGGGCCAGATCGACGACCTGGTGCACGAGATCCGGCAGCGCACCGAGAAGGACGAGCGCGTCCTCGTCACCACCCTCACCAAGAAGATGGCCGAGGACCTCACCGACTACTTCCTCGAACTCGGCATCCAGGTCCGCTACCTCCACAGCGACGTCGACACCCTGCGCCGTGTCGAACTGCTGCGCGAGCTGCGCGCCGGTGAGTACGACGTCCTGGTCGGCATCAACCTCCTCAGAGAGGGTCTCGACCTCCCCGAGGTCTCCCTGGTGGCGATCCTGGACGCCGACAAGGAAGGCTTCCTGCGCTCCGGGACCTCGCTGATCCAGACCATCGGCCGCGCGGCGCGCAACGTCTCGGGTCAGGTCCATATGTACGCCGACAAGATCACCCCGGCGATGGCGAAGGCCATCGACGAGACCAACCGGCGCCGGGAGAAGCAGGTCGCGTACAACAAGGCGCACGGCGTCGACCCCCAGCCGCTCCGCAAGAAGATCAACGACATCGTCGCGCAGATCGCCCGCGAGGACGTCGACACCGAGCAATTGCTCGGCACGGGCTACCGCAAGGGGAAGGACGGCAAGGGCGCCAAGGCCCCCGTGCCCTCCCTCGGCGGCAAGGCGGCCAAGACCGCCAAGGGCAAGGCCAAGGAGACCGTCCCGACCGACCGCCCCGCGGCCGACCTCGCCCAGCAGATCGAGGAGATGACGGAGCGCATGCGCGCGGCCGCCGCCGATCTGCAGTTCGAGATCGCGGCCCGGCTGCGCGACGAGGTCTCCGAGATGAAGAAGGAACTGCGGCAGATGAAGGAGGCCGGCCTGGCCTGA
- a CDS encoding TerD family protein: MTVNMTKGQAISLQKNDGGSLTSVRMGLGWQAAPRRGLFGSRTREIDLDASAVLFADKQPVDVVFFRHLVSDDGSVRHTGDNLVGGVGQGGDDEAILVDLARVPVHIDQIIFTVNSFTGQTFQEVQNAFCRLVDETNGQELARYTLAGGGQYTAQIMAKVHRAGTGWQMTAIGTPANGRTFQDLMPAILPVL, translated from the coding sequence GTGACCGTCAACATGACCAAGGGTCAGGCCATCAGTCTGCAGAAGAACGACGGAGGCAGTCTGACCTCGGTGCGCATGGGCCTCGGATGGCAGGCTGCCCCCCGCCGCGGCCTGTTCGGATCCCGCACCCGTGAGATCGACCTCGACGCCTCCGCCGTGCTGTTCGCCGACAAGCAGCCCGTCGACGTCGTCTTCTTCCGCCACCTGGTGAGCGACGACGGCTCCGTCCGCCACACCGGCGACAACCTCGTCGGCGGTGTCGGCCAGGGCGGGGACGACGAGGCGATCCTCGTCGACCTGGCCCGGGTGCCGGTCCACATCGACCAGATCATCTTCACGGTGAACTCCTTCACGGGCCAGACGTTCCAGGAAGTGCAGAACGCGTTCTGCCGTCTGGTCGACGAGACCAACGGCCAGGAGCTCGCGCGCTACACCCTCGCGGGCGGCGGCCAGTACACGGCCCAGATCATGGCCAAGGTGCACCGCGCGGGCACGGGCTGGCAGATGACCGCCATCGGTACGCCCGCCAACGGCCGTACCTTCCAGGACCTGATGCCGGCGATCCTGCCGGTCCTGTAG
- a CDS encoding TerD family protein codes for MTAELARGQNHPLPEVRLEIRVSAGTPIVAGATLGDEHGRVHGVEWVAHPGAPTLPGIEVSQQAAADHRLAVDLDALAPSVHRVTVLLALPSGSGGPARFGAVAAPFVAVTGLDGTEVASYTLTDLEAESAVIALELYRRQGVWKVRAVGQGYAGGLAELFTDQGLPQAQQLAGGIHEAVAQGLARSVAAPPPRLPDADRPRQTAAPAQGPDQTHGGTTPQGLSGNTSPQQGHQPTSPYGTTPPYGSPHDATPPDHASAQHGGPTPADPSTGTQPAAPAAGGPVDYTHPGRQTTAPPPPPPTAPPAQPGQPAQPVAGDATGWSMEERLYNQVWGMFEDLARTTAAYRSAVDFAESRMEQELDKVLSDPRSRVSGQGDAARDAARAKHAQLVDQARAALDRDLAQLRAEADVVEPALPPAYASWDNPVWHGYRVPMEIPMALRLGDLHLPESEDVRIPMLVRLPLERGLWIDSGRSGSRDALVDSDELRRLALDTAVALAARLLAVYPPGEFAVHVVDPAGAGSSALAPLVGAGVLAGPPAAGAAGVSDVLGRLTQRVDLVQMAVRGGAPDALPPGFDTAEQLLIVNDFPHGFDDRAVTQLRYLADEGPAVGVHLMMVADRQDATAYGPLLDPLWRSLMRLTPTPDDHLADPWVGHAWTYEPLSLPPGSRVMHEVLARVADARRSWNR; via the coding sequence ATGACGGCCGAGCTGGCCCGGGGGCAGAACCATCCGCTGCCCGAGGTCCGACTGGAGATCCGCGTCTCGGCCGGCACGCCGATCGTGGCCGGGGCCACCCTCGGTGACGAGCACGGCCGGGTGCACGGCGTGGAGTGGGTCGCCCACCCGGGCGCGCCCACCCTGCCGGGCATCGAGGTCTCCCAACAGGCGGCGGCGGACCACCGCCTCGCCGTGGACCTCGACGCCCTGGCACCGTCCGTGCACCGGGTGACCGTGCTGCTGGCCCTGCCGTCCGGGTCCGGCGGCCCGGCACGGTTCGGCGCTGTCGCCGCCCCCTTCGTCGCGGTCACCGGCCTCGACGGCACCGAGGTCGCCAGCTACACCCTCACCGATCTGGAGGCGGAGTCCGCCGTCATCGCCCTGGAGCTGTACCGCCGGCAGGGCGTCTGGAAGGTCCGCGCGGTCGGCCAGGGATACGCGGGCGGCCTCGCGGAGCTGTTCACCGACCAGGGCCTGCCCCAGGCGCAGCAGCTCGCCGGCGGTATCCACGAGGCCGTGGCCCAGGGCCTCGCCCGCTCGGTGGCCGCACCCCCGCCCCGCCTGCCGGACGCGGACCGCCCCCGCCAGACGGCCGCACCCGCGCAGGGCCCCGACCAGACCCACGGCGGCACGACACCCCAGGGCCTCTCCGGGAACACATCGCCGCAGCAAGGACACCAGCCCACCTCCCCGTACGGCACCACACCCCCGTACGGCTCTCCCCACGACGCCACACCGCCCGATCACGCGTCGGCGCAGCACGGCGGTCCTACCCCGGCCGACCCGTCCACCGGCACCCAGCCCGCCGCACCCGCGGCCGGCGGCCCGGTCGACTACACCCATCCCGGCCGGCAGACCACCGCGCCGCCCCCACCCCCGCCGACCGCGCCTCCCGCCCAGCCGGGGCAGCCCGCACAGCCCGTCGCCGGTGACGCGACCGGCTGGTCCATGGAGGAGCGGCTCTACAACCAGGTGTGGGGCATGTTCGAGGACCTCGCCCGCACCACCGCCGCGTACCGCAGCGCCGTCGACTTCGCCGAGTCGCGCATGGAGCAGGAGCTGGACAAGGTCCTGTCCGACCCGCGCAGCCGCGTCAGCGGCCAGGGCGACGCCGCGCGCGACGCCGCCCGCGCCAAGCACGCCCAGCTCGTCGACCAGGCCAGGGCCGCCCTCGACCGCGACCTCGCCCAGCTCCGGGCCGAGGCCGACGTCGTCGAGCCCGCGCTGCCCCCGGCGTACGCGAGCTGGGACAACCCGGTCTGGCACGGCTACCGGGTGCCGATGGAGATCCCGATGGCCCTGCGCCTGGGGGACCTGCATCTGCCGGAGAGCGAGGACGTGCGCATACCGATGCTGGTCCGGCTGCCGCTGGAACGCGGCCTGTGGATCGACAGCGGCCGCTCCGGCTCCCGTGACGCGCTCGTCGACTCCGACGAGCTGCGCCGCCTCGCGCTGGACACGGCGGTGGCGCTCGCCGCCCGCCTGCTCGCGGTCTACCCGCCGGGCGAGTTCGCGGTGCACGTCGTCGACCCGGCCGGAGCCGGCTCGTCCGCGCTCGCGCCGCTGGTGGGGGCCGGTGTGCTCGCCGGACCGCCAGCCGCCGGAGCAGCCGGCGTCTCGGACGTCCTGGGGCGGCTCACCCAGCGGGTCGACCTCGTACAGATGGCGGTGCGCGGTGGCGCGCCCGACGCACTGCCCCCCGGCTTCGACACGGCGGAGCAACTGCTCATCGTCAACGACTTCCCGCACGGCTTCGACGACCGAGCGGTGACCCAGCTCCGCTATCTCGCGGACGAGGGCCCGGCCGTCGGCGTCCACCTGATGATGGTCGCCGACCGGCAGGACGCCACCGCCTACGGGCCGTTGCTCGACCCGCTGTGGCGTTCGCTGATGCGACTCACGCCCACCCCCGACGACCACCTGGCCGATCCCTGGGTCGGGCACGCGTGGACGTACGAGCCGTTGAGCCTTCCGCCCGGCAGCCGGGTCATGCACGAGGTGCTCGCCCGGGTCGCGGACGCCCGCCGCTCCTGGAACCGGTGA